Proteins encoded by one window of Desulfovibrio ferrophilus:
- the recR gene encoding recombination mediator RecR: protein MQDQLPEALRVVVDQLSKLPGLGPKSALRAALELLKWPMPKAQGLGQSILELREKLFFCERCASLSDCNPCCICANPGRDDSQLMVVAEWDSLLTIEEGGFYKGKYLVLGGLLEPLANVSSSTLEVDRLVRRLDEGKVGEIILALGTTLEAETTASFIKDLVERRFPGVKISRLAQGIPLGAEVKYIDRETLRQSLQHRQDV from the coding sequence ATGCAGGATCAGCTTCCTGAAGCACTCCGGGTGGTGGTGGATCAATTATCCAAATTGCCCGGACTCGGCCCCAAAAGCGCCTTGCGTGCCGCTTTGGAATTGCTCAAGTGGCCCATGCCCAAAGCACAGGGCTTGGGCCAGAGCATTCTGGAATTGCGTGAGAAACTCTTTTTTTGTGAGCGTTGTGCCAGTCTGTCCGACTGCAACCCCTGCTGCATTTGCGCCAATCCTGGGCGTGATGATTCACAGCTCATGGTTGTGGCCGAATGGGACAGCCTGCTGACTATCGAAGAGGGCGGTTTCTACAAGGGCAAATACCTGGTCTTGGGTGGCCTGCTGGAACCCTTGGCGAATGTCTCCTCCAGTACCCTTGAGGTGGACCGTTTGGTGCGCCGCCTGGATGAAGGCAAAGTCGGTGAGATCATTCTGGCTTTGGGCACAACCCTGGAGGCCGAAACCACCGCATCGTTCATCAAGGACCTGGTGGAGCGCCGTTTCCCCGGGGTCAAGATCAGCCGGTTGGCTCAGGGCATTCCACTGGGTGCCGAGGTCAAATACATTGACCGCGAAACTTTACGGCAGTCGTTGCAGCATCGTCAGGATGTGTAG
- the thiD gene encoding bifunctional hydroxymethylpyrimidine kinase/phosphomethylpyrimidine kinase — protein sequence MPNPPSILTIAGSDSGGGAGIQADLKTFAMLGGYGMSVITALTAQNSMGVTGIEAPSAEFVALQLTTVLEDFEVAAAKTGMLFSASIIESLAEKLEGKNFPLVVDPVCVSQSGHRLLQEDAVQALRERMLPLADLLTPNRPEAELLANIEIAGEVDLHEAAARLHDMGAGAVLIKGGHFDESELGQGRMADWLFMPGHEPLVLEQERVETTNTHGTGCTLSAAIAAGLGHGLHLDQAISLAQEYLNLGLRTGFAPGRGCGPINHSATLQYGLRGDMSEDVVARVAELTAKYGF from the coding sequence ATGCCCAATCCTCCTTCCATATTGACCATTGCAGGGTCGGACTCCGGCGGTGGAGCCGGAATCCAGGCCGATCTGAAGACGTTCGCCATGCTTGGTGGTTATGGAATGTCCGTGATCACGGCGCTCACCGCCCAGAATTCCATGGGTGTTACGGGTATCGAGGCACCATCTGCCGAATTCGTTGCCTTGCAGCTGACTACCGTGCTGGAGGATTTTGAGGTTGCTGCAGCCAAAACAGGAATGCTTTTCTCCGCATCCATTATCGAGTCCCTGGCCGAGAAGCTGGAAGGTAAAAATTTCCCACTGGTGGTGGACCCCGTTTGTGTCAGTCAGAGTGGTCATCGTCTGCTTCAGGAAGATGCCGTTCAGGCCCTGCGTGAGCGGATGTTGCCGCTTGCCGATTTGTTGACCCCCAACCGTCCTGAGGCTGAACTGCTCGCCAATATTGAAATAGCAGGGGAGGTTGACCTCCACGAGGCGGCGGCCAGACTGCATGATATGGGTGCCGGAGCCGTACTTATCAAGGGCGGACATTTTGACGAAAGTGAGTTGGGGCAGGGCAGGATGGCTGATTGGCTGTTCATGCCAGGCCACGAGCCGTTGGTGCTGGAACAGGAGCGCGTGGAAACCACCAACACTCACGGTACTGGCTGTACCCTGTCTGCGGCTATTGCTGCGGGTTTGGGTCACGGGCTGCATCTGGATCAGGCCATTTCTCTGGCGCAGGAATATTTGAACCTCGGGCTGCGCACGGGGTTTGCTCCCGGGCGGGGATGTGGTCCGATAAACCACAGTGCCACGTTGCAGTACGGGTTGCGCGGGGATATGTCGGAGGATGTCGTGGCCCGAGTCGCTGAATTGACGGCAAAGTACGGCTTTTGA
- the clpX gene encoding ATP-dependent Clp protease ATP-binding subunit ClpX encodes MTKQKMGLPPELYCSFCGKSQEEVQRLIAGPDVYICDECVSLCNEIIAQESLSEEVEDGRLLTPAEIKDLLDEYVIGQKQSKKTLAVAVHNHYKRVFYAGNSTSDVELDKSNILLIGPTGSGKTLMAQTLARILKVPFAIADATTLTEAGYVGEDVENILVQLLQNADYDIESASKGIIYVDEIDKIARKSDGPSITRDVSGEGVQQALLKIIEGTEANIPPKGGRKHPQQEFIRMNTGNILFILGGAFIGLDKIIQRRGTGGGLGFGADVAAKKEEEFSEAIKSVSPTDLIKYGLIPEFVGRIPIVATLEELTEDDLVRILTEPKNALVKQYEKLFELDHVKLRFTTNALRAVAALALKRKTGARGLRSVLEGIMLDIMYRLPSIDGVKECVVNSAVVDGAQEPLLIYQQEARSA; translated from the coding sequence ATGACCAAGCAGAAGATGGGCCTCCCTCCCGAGCTGTATTGTTCGTTCTGCGGCAAAAGTCAGGAGGAGGTTCAACGCCTCATTGCCGGGCCGGATGTCTATATCTGCGACGAATGCGTTTCCCTGTGCAACGAGATTATCGCCCAGGAAAGTCTTTCCGAGGAAGTGGAAGACGGCCGTCTGCTCACTCCCGCAGAGATCAAGGACCTCCTGGATGAATATGTCATTGGTCAGAAGCAGAGCAAAAAGACTCTGGCTGTTGCCGTGCACAATCATTACAAACGCGTGTTCTATGCCGGAAATTCCACTTCCGACGTTGAACTCGACAAGTCCAACATCTTGCTTATCGGTCCCACTGGCTCGGGTAAGACCTTGATGGCCCAGACTCTGGCGCGCATTCTCAAGGTTCCCTTTGCCATTGCTGACGCCACCACGCTGACCGAAGCCGGTTACGTGGGTGAGGATGTGGAGAACATCCTCGTGCAGCTGTTGCAGAATGCGGATTATGATATTGAGTCCGCTTCCAAGGGCATTATCTATGTTGATGAAATCGACAAGATTGCCCGCAAGAGCGATGGCCCGTCCATTACCCGCGATGTGTCTGGCGAGGGCGTGCAACAGGCGCTCTTGAAGATTATCGAGGGGACCGAAGCCAACATTCCGCCCAAGGGTGGGCGCAAGCACCCGCAGCAGGAATTCATCCGGATGAATACCGGGAATATCCTGTTTATTCTGGGTGGCGCTTTTATCGGCCTGGACAAGATTATTCAGCGCCGTGGCACGGGTGGCGGATTGGGTTTTGGAGCCGATGTGGCCGCCAAGAAGGAAGAGGAATTCAGCGAAGCGATCAAGTCCGTGTCACCCACGGATCTGATCAAATACGGGCTGATTCCAGAATTCGTTGGCCGTATTCCCATCGTAGCCACTCTGGAGGAACTCACCGAAGATGATTTGGTGCGCATTCTCACTGAGCCCAAGAACGCCCTGGTCAAGCAGTACGAGAAATTGTTCGAGCTGGACCACGTCAAGCTCAGGTTCACGACCAATGCCTTGCGCGCCGTTGCCGCTCTGGCCCTGAAACGCAAAACAGGCGCTCGTGGCCTGCGTAGCGTGCTGGAAGGCATCATGCTGGACATCATGTACCGCCTGCCGTCCATCGATGGCGTCAAGGAATGCGTGGTCAACAGCGCAGTGGTCGATGGTGCCCAGGAGCCACTGCTGATTTATCAGCAGGAAGCCCGCTCGGCTTAA
- the tig gene encoding trigger factor: MEYKAEEKSPVERKIDVTIPVEEVNAAISATIAIYKTSADFKGFRKGKVPTKMVEARFKTQIYEEATTDLINYQINEILGELKLAPLSRLEVDAELLVRDEEFTYSVAFEVAPEITLPEYHNLEVEQEKPVINPAEIEAVVERIRGNLAEEIKVEEDRTAADGDIVMVTFNAWEDGKAIDEIKASNFRMVLGEGQSLADFENIIKKLKAGEKGEGEVAFPEDFINKDFAGKSVTMRVTLHEIKKQSLPELDNDFAAKAGGFRDMEQLREAIESSYMESRKSLVKAAAQKDMVDAVLAKIDFPLPPAMVEEHIDRQVHEFTQRIEQQGRSIEALGKTPEEIREDHRGPAETTVRTQLLLLAIAAKEDLSISREEVEQYVHQEAMRNQQDPESVKRFYEDNNLMFALKDRLLCDKAVELVYSLAKVTEVEPQIGEEPKKKAPAKKAAAKPAADGELVMTKGGTPFKTEGAAKSRLKALDIEGEIVEADGGFAIKPTA, from the coding sequence ATGGAATATAAAGCCGAAGAAAAATCTCCCGTCGAACGCAAAATCGACGTCACCATCCCCGTTGAAGAGGTGAATGCGGCCATCAGTGCCACCATCGCCATCTACAAGACTTCTGCGGATTTCAAGGGCTTCCGTAAGGGCAAGGTCCCGACCAAGATGGTCGAGGCACGCTTCAAGACCCAGATCTACGAGGAAGCCACCACTGATCTCATCAATTATCAGATCAACGAGATTCTGGGCGAGCTGAAATTGGCACCCTTGTCCCGTCTGGAAGTCGATGCCGAGCTGCTGGTTCGCGACGAGGAGTTCACCTATTCCGTGGCCTTCGAAGTTGCTCCTGAGATCACGCTGCCCGAGTATCACAATCTGGAGGTTGAGCAGGAGAAGCCTGTTATCAATCCTGCCGAGATTGAAGCCGTTGTCGAGCGCATCCGTGGCAACCTGGCTGAAGAGATCAAGGTTGAAGAGGACCGCACCGCCGCTGACGGCGATATCGTCATGGTCACCTTCAATGCATGGGAAGATGGCAAGGCCATCGACGAGATCAAAGCCAGCAACTTCCGCATGGTGCTCGGTGAAGGTCAGTCTCTGGCTGACTTCGAGAATATCATCAAGAAGCTCAAGGCTGGCGAAAAGGGCGAAGGCGAAGTCGCTTTCCCCGAGGACTTCATCAATAAGGATTTCGCAGGAAAGTCCGTGACCATGCGTGTCACCCTGCACGAAATCAAGAAGCAGTCCCTGCCCGAACTCGACAATGATTTCGCAGCCAAGGCTGGCGGTTTCCGCGATATGGAACAGCTTCGTGAAGCCATTGAGAGTTCCTACATGGAGTCCCGCAAGAGCCTGGTGAAGGCCGCTGCCCAAAAGGACATGGTTGATGCCGTGCTGGCGAAGATTGACTTCCCGCTGCCTCCTGCCATGGTTGAAGAACACATTGACCGTCAGGTGCACGAATTCACCCAGCGCATTGAGCAGCAGGGCAGAAGCATCGAGGCTTTGGGCAAGACCCCCGAGGAAATCCGTGAGGATCATCGGGGTCCTGCCGAGACCACCGTTCGCACCCAGTTGCTGCTTCTGGCCATTGCCGCCAAGGAAGATCTTTCCATTTCCCGCGAGGAAGTTGAGCAGTATGTCCACCAGGAAGCCATGCGTAACCAGCAGGACCCCGAGTCTGTGAAGCGTTTCTATGAGGACAACAACCTGATGTTCGCCCTCAAGGATCGCCTGCTGTGCGACAAGGCTGTGGAACTCGTGTATTCCCTCGCCAAGGTCACCGAGGTTGAGCCTCAGATCGGCGAGGAGCCCAAGAAGAAAGCCCCGGCCAAGAAAGCCGCCGCCAAGCCCGCTGCTGACGGCGAGCTGGTCATGACCAAGGGTGGCACTCCCTTCAAGACCGAAGGTGCTGCCAAGTCCCGGCTGAAGGCTCTGGATATCGAGGGTGAGATTGTCGAGGCCGATGGTGGCTTCGCCATTAAGCCCACGGCTTAG
- a CDS encoding YbaB/EbfC family nucleoid-associated protein gives MRGMNDMVRQAQMMQKKMQKLQEEMEDKVVEASSGGGMVTVEATCSGVVKSVKIDPSVIDPEDVDMLQDLVLAAVNEAVKKGKDFAESEMKGLTGGINIPGIF, from the coding sequence ATGCGTGGTATGAACGATATGGTCCGTCAGGCGCAGATGATGCAGAAAAAAATGCAGAAACTGCAGGAAGAGATGGAAGACAAGGTTGTCGAGGCCTCTAGCGGTGGCGGTATGGTGACCGTGGAAGCCACTTGCAGTGGCGTGGTCAAGTCCGTGAAAATTGATCCTTCCGTGATCGATCCCGAAGACGTGGACATGCTGCAGGATCTGGTTCTGGCCGCAGTCAACGAAGCCGTGAAAAAGGGCAAGGATTTTGCTGAATCCGAGATGAAAGGCCTGACTGGCGGTATCAATATTCCGGGAATCTTCTAG
- the clpP gene encoding ATP-dependent Clp endopeptidase proteolytic subunit ClpP, with protein sequence MATIPIVVESTGRSERAYDIYSRLLKDRIILLGTPVDDHVASLICAQLLFLESENPEKPINLYINSPGGVVTAGLAIYDTMQYISSPVSTVCIGQAASMGALLLSAGEAGMRFALPNARILIHQPLGGTQGQATDIEIHAKEILRLRKRLNQILVHHTGQKLKKIENDTDRDYFMGADEAVKYGLIDKILVSRKDLQEEGKE encoded by the coding sequence ATGGCAACCATTCCCATTGTTGTTGAATCCACCGGCCGTTCCGAGCGGGCTTACGACATTTATTCCCGACTGTTGAAGGACAGGATTATCCTGCTTGGCACTCCTGTGGACGACCATGTGGCCAGCCTGATCTGCGCACAGCTTCTGTTTTTGGAGTCCGAGAACCCTGAGAAGCCAATCAATCTGTACATAAACTCTCCCGGCGGAGTCGTGACAGCAGGGCTCGCCATTTACGATACCATGCAATACATCTCGTCTCCGGTCTCCACCGTTTGTATCGGTCAGGCCGCCAGCATGGGAGCGTTGCTGCTTTCTGCCGGCGAAGCCGGAATGAGATTTGCATTGCCTAATGCCAGGATACTCATCCATCAGCCCCTTGGCGGAACGCAAGGTCAGGCCACGGATATTGAGATCCATGCCAAAGAGATTTTGCGCCTGCGTAAGCGGTTGAACCAGATTCTGGTTCATCACACCGGCCAGAAGCTCAAGAAGATTGAAAACGACACCGACCGCGATTACTTCATGGGTGCCGACGAAGCCGTGAAATACGGCCTGATCGACAAGATCCTCGTCTCACGGAAGGACTTGCAAGAAGAAGGTAAGGAGTAG
- a CDS encoding AAA family ATPase yields MSDTLKAEVRNITFHNPSNGWTVARVHADNGLGSVTVVGVMPEINPGEMVELSGCWKEHPKFGRQFEVHVCQQMMPATENGIRRYLASGLIKGVGKVMAKRLVEAFGTEVLDILDSEPEKLLAVEGVGRKTLSKIKESWDAQHEVRNLMLFLQSHDVSPTHAARIYQRYGNSAVKKLKDNPYELAYEIRGVAFRTADNMALKLGFATDAPQRIEAAVIYALSSASSDKGHLFLPFEKLVPAVLGLLEGGQTGCGGAAPTEFDIPLDEEGWPCDEYVAIGPVQVEAAVGDLSVRKKVMVEDLSAQGIERAVYLMQHYRQETEIASRLYHLIEHPTPLDIKKIRTVMPRLEASDKIELSGEQREAVLGGCENKIFVITGGPGTGKTTITRIMVQCLDEMKFRIKLAAPTGRAAKRMAEATGFPASTLHRLLQYSPDGGFAKSEDDKLKADAVVVDEASMLDVSLFLALLRALPLTCRLILIGDVNQLPSVGPGNILSDVIDSQAVPSAVLTRIYRQARESLIVTNAHRINNGQLPENPEPPGPEHDFFWVRRQEAADIQRYILELVTERIPTAYGLDPKRDIQVLTPIHKGELGTQALNALLQERINPSGREIKRGNTIYRVGDRVLQLKNDYDKDVFNGDLGWIEDVDPNDGEVLVNFDGRMVMYESFELDELAPAYAISVHKSQGSEYPAVVMPVVTQHYVMLERNLIYTGLTRAKRLAVMIGQTRAMNIGLGRKESRKRFTHLRYRLQEAVNR; encoded by the coding sequence ATGAGCGATACGCTCAAGGCCGAAGTACGGAATATTACCTTTCATAACCCATCCAACGGATGGACCGTTGCGCGTGTTCATGCGGATAACGGTCTTGGATCGGTTACGGTCGTCGGTGTGATGCCCGAGATCAACCCCGGCGAGATGGTGGAGCTTTCCGGCTGTTGGAAGGAACACCCCAAGTTCGGTCGCCAGTTTGAGGTGCATGTCTGCCAGCAGATGATGCCCGCCACCGAAAATGGCATTCGCCGTTATCTGGCCTCGGGTCTGATCAAGGGCGTTGGCAAGGTTATGGCCAAGCGGCTCGTGGAGGCCTTTGGCACCGAGGTGCTCGATATCCTCGACAGCGAGCCGGAGAAGTTGCTTGCCGTTGAAGGTGTGGGGCGCAAGACCTTGAGTAAAATCAAGGAATCATGGGACGCGCAGCACGAGGTGCGCAACCTGATGCTGTTCCTGCAATCCCATGATGTTTCGCCCACTCATGCTGCTCGTATCTATCAGCGCTATGGCAACAGCGCAGTCAAAAAGCTCAAGGATAATCCCTACGAATTGGCCTATGAGATTCGAGGCGTGGCGTTCCGTACTGCGGACAACATGGCCCTGAAACTTGGCTTTGCCACGGACGCTCCGCAGCGTATCGAGGCGGCGGTGATTTATGCCCTGTCGTCGGCCTCCTCGGACAAGGGGCACCTGTTCCTGCCCTTTGAGAAACTCGTTCCGGCGGTTTTGGGATTGCTGGAAGGCGGACAGACCGGCTGCGGCGGGGCTGCACCTACCGAGTTTGATATTCCTCTGGACGAGGAAGGCTGGCCTTGCGACGAGTACGTCGCCATTGGCCCTGTGCAGGTGGAGGCCGCCGTCGGTGATCTGTCCGTGCGCAAGAAGGTCATGGTGGAGGACCTCTCGGCTCAGGGCATCGAGCGTGCCGTGTATCTGATGCAACACTACAGGCAGGAGACGGAGATTGCCTCTCGCCTGTATCATCTCATCGAGCATCCTACACCGCTGGATATAAAGAAAATCCGCACGGTGATGCCCAGACTGGAGGCCTCGGACAAGATCGAACTGTCCGGCGAACAGCGCGAGGCCGTGTTGGGTGGTTGCGAAAACAAGATTTTTGTCATTACAGGTGGGCCGGGAACGGGCAAAACCACTATTACGCGCATCATGGTTCAGTGCCTGGACGAGATGAAGTTCAGGATCAAGCTTGCCGCTCCCACGGGCCGAGCTGCCAAGCGCATGGCCGAAGCCACGGGGTTCCCTGCCTCAACCCTGCATCGGCTGCTCCAGTATTCGCCTGACGGTGGCTTTGCCAAGAGTGAGGATGACAAGCTCAAGGCCGACGCCGTGGTGGTGGACGAAGCCAGTATGCTGGATGTGTCATTGTTTTTGGCGCTGCTGCGGGCATTGCCTCTGACCTGTCGCCTGATTCTCATTGGCGACGTCAATCAGTTGCCCAGTGTGGGGCCTGGCAATATTTTGTCTGATGTCATCGATTCCCAGGCCGTACCCAGTGCGGTGCTGACTCGTATTTATCGTCAGGCTCGGGAGAGTCTGATTGTGACCAACGCCCATCGCATCAATAACGGCCAACTCCCCGAGAATCCCGAGCCTCCGGGTCCGGAGCATGATTTTTTCTGGGTGCGTCGTCAGGAAGCAGCCGATATCCAGCGTTACATCCTTGAATTGGTGACTGAGCGCATCCCCACGGCCTATGGCCTGGACCCGAAACGGGATATCCAGGTGCTGACCCCCATTCATAAGGGGGAGCTAGGCACCCAGGCCCTGAATGCCCTGCTCCAGGAGCGGATCAACCCGAGTGGCCGCGAGATCAAGCGTGGTAACACCATTTATCGCGTGGGCGATCGGGTCCTGCAGCTCAAGAATGATTACGATAAGGATGTCTTCAACGGCGACCTGGGCTGGATTGAGGACGTGGACCCCAATGATGGCGAAGTGTTGGTCAATTTTGACGGGCGCATGGTCATGTACGAGTCCTTTGAACTGGATGAATTGGCGCCTGCCTATGCCATCAGCGTTCATAAATCCCAGGGCAGTGAATACCCAGCAGTGGTCATGCCCGTGGTCACACAGCACTACGTGATGCTTGAGCGGAACCTGATCTACACGGGATTGACGCGGGCCAAGCGCCTGGCTGTCATGATCGGCCAGACCCGGGCCATGAACATCGGCCTGGGGCGCAAGGAGAGTCGCAAGCGTTTTACCCATCTTCGTTACCGACTCCAGGAAGCAGTGAACAGATAG
- the lon gene encoding endopeptidase La codes for MTNFLTVDNDPRSADVRLPLMSLREVVMFPRSIVPLFVGRAASVKAIETALGEHNKKIFLVAQRTPEQERPMPDDLYEVGTVSKILQLLRLPDGTIKVLFEGLYRATWSPAGGFDALDGDLEDDVFPMADVERIVDAGLDSADGEALVRATHDALEEYGKINKKLAAETISAITSLTNPGRLADSVMPHLKVDYVKKQALLEEIDPSKRLEETFALLQGEIEIANLEKKIKTRVKDQMESNQKEYYLNEQLKAINKEMGREEDPNQEIVEIEKRLAEKVMPDENREKALREIKKLKQIPPSSAEYTVVRNYVDWILDLPWNVCKETSLNIEEARAILEEDHFGLQKPKKRILEYLAVQSLVDTMKGPILCLVGPPGVGKTSLSKSVARATGREFVRLSLGGVRDEAEIRGHRRTYVGALPGKIIQSLKRVEFNNPVFCLDEVDKMSMDFRGDPSAAMLEVLDPEQNYSFNDHYLDMDYDLSKIFFITTANSLHSIPLPLQDRMEIIQLPGYLETEKKQIAKQFLVPKQIEEHGLKPENLAISDNALMEIIRRYTREAGVRNLEREIAAVARKSAMKLVEDGDLEQSLKITKQKLPKLLGVQKHSYGSKEDAPQVGVTTGLAYTQLGGELLMVETALMPGNGKIEITGKLGDVMQESVKAALSYIRSRSDLFGLKRDFYKQIDIHVHVPEGAIPKDGPSAGITLGTTLASALLNIPVNNELAMTGEITLRGRVLPIGGLREKLLAAHRGLIKTVLIPKENTKDLKDVPKAILRDLTIIPVENMDEVLAHALVCADPKSIFSGKDAEECPISASLMKTDEVIEQTH; via the coding sequence ATGACCAATTTTCTGACAGTTGATAACGATCCCCGCTCTGCCGACGTCCGCCTGCCGCTGATGTCCCTGCGTGAGGTGGTGATGTTCCCGAGGTCCATCGTGCCCCTGTTTGTGGGCCGTGCTGCCTCGGTCAAAGCCATCGAGACCGCCCTTGGCGAGCATAACAAGAAGATCTTCCTCGTGGCCCAGCGCACACCTGAGCAAGAGCGCCCCATGCCCGATGATCTTTATGAAGTAGGGACCGTCAGCAAGATATTACAGCTTCTTCGACTGCCCGATGGCACCATCAAGGTGTTGTTTGAAGGATTGTATCGCGCAACATGGTCTCCGGCTGGCGGCTTTGACGCCCTGGACGGTGATCTGGAAGACGATGTGTTCCCCATGGCCGATGTGGAGCGCATCGTGGATGCGGGACTTGATTCCGCAGACGGCGAGGCTCTTGTTCGCGCCACTCACGATGCCCTTGAGGAATACGGCAAGATCAACAAAAAGCTGGCGGCTGAGACCATTTCTGCCATCACTTCTCTGACCAACCCCGGGCGTCTGGCAGACTCCGTCATGCCGCACCTCAAAGTGGACTACGTCAAGAAGCAGGCTCTTCTGGAAGAGATCGATCCCAGTAAGCGCCTGGAGGAGACCTTTGCGCTCCTGCAGGGTGAGATCGAGATTGCCAATCTGGAAAAGAAGATCAAGACTCGCGTCAAGGACCAGATGGAGTCCAACCAGAAGGAGTACTATCTCAACGAACAGCTCAAGGCCATCAACAAAGAGATGGGCCGTGAGGAAGATCCGAATCAGGAAATCGTTGAGATCGAGAAACGTCTGGCCGAGAAGGTCATGCCCGATGAAAACCGGGAAAAGGCCCTGCGCGAGATCAAGAAACTCAAGCAGATTCCTCCATCATCCGCCGAGTACACCGTTGTCCGCAACTATGTAGACTGGATTCTGGATCTGCCCTGGAATGTGTGCAAGGAGACCTCTTTGAATATCGAAGAGGCCCGTGCCATTCTGGAAGAGGATCATTTCGGTCTGCAAAAGCCCAAGAAACGCATCTTGGAATATCTGGCTGTGCAGAGCCTCGTGGACACCATGAAGGGCCCCATTCTCTGTCTGGTGGGCCCTCCGGGAGTCGGTAAGACCTCTTTGTCCAAGTCCGTAGCCCGTGCCACCGGTCGTGAGTTCGTGCGCCTGTCCTTGGGTGGTGTACGTGATGAGGCCGAGATTCGTGGGCATCGACGTACGTATGTCGGCGCGCTGCCGGGCAAGATCATCCAGTCCCTGAAACGCGTGGAGTTCAACAACCCCGTGTTCTGCCTGGATGAAGTGGACAAGATGAGCATGGACTTCCGGGGTGACCCTTCGGCCGCCATGCTGGAGGTGCTTGACCCGGAACAGAACTATTCTTTCAATGATCATTATCTGGACATGGATTACGACCTGTCCAAGATCTTCTTCATCACCACGGCCAACAGCCTGCACTCCATCCCCCTGCCACTGCAGGATCGCATGGAGATCATCCAGCTGCCTGGCTACCTGGAGACCGAGAAGAAGCAGATCGCCAAGCAGTTCCTCGTGCCCAAGCAGATCGAGGAGCATGGCCTGAAGCCTGAGAATCTGGCTATTTCGGATAACGCGCTGATGGAGATCATCCGTCGGTATACCCGTGAGGCCGGTGTCCGAAATCTTGAGCGAGAGATTGCTGCAGTGGCTCGTAAATCCGCCATGAAACTGGTGGAGGACGGAGACCTTGAGCAGTCCCTGAAGATCACCAAGCAGAAGCTGCCCAAACTCCTGGGCGTACAGAAGCACAGCTATGGCTCCAAGGAAGATGCGCCTCAGGTGGGCGTGACGACCGGTCTGGCTTATACCCAGTTGGGTGGCGAACTGCTGATGGTTGAAACCGCTCTGATGCCTGGTAACGGCAAGATCGAGATTACCGGCAAATTGGGCGATGTGATGCAGGAATCCGTCAAGGCGGCATTGTCCTACATTCGCTCCCGCTCTGACCTGTTTGGCCTCAAGCGTGATTTCTACAAGCAAATTGACATCCATGTTCATGTGCCCGAAGGAGCTATCCCCAAGGACGGCCCGTCCGCAGGTATCACTCTGGGCACTACGCTGGCTTCGGCTTTGCTGAACATTCCGGTCAACAACGAATTGGCCATGACTGGCGAAATCACTTTGCGTGGTCGTGTCCTGCCTATCGGTGGCCTGCGCGAGAAGCTTCTGGCTGCCCATCGTGGCTTGATCAAGACTGTCCTGATCCCCAAGGAGAACACCAAGGACCTGAAGGACGTGCCCAAGGCTATCCTAAGGGACCTGACGATCATTCCGGTGGAGAATATGGACGAAGTGCTGGCCCATGCTCTGGTCTGTGCCGATCCGAAGTCCATCTTCAGTGGCAAGGACGCTGAAGAGTGCCCCATCTCGGCTTCGCTGATGAAGACCGATGAGGTCATCGAACAGACTCACTAA